A genomic segment from Legionella micdadei encodes:
- the htpX gene encoding zinc metalloprotease HtpX, translating into MENKAKTFILLAALTALLLVVGNLLGGHTGLVIALALAVIMNFSAYWYSDQIVLRAYQAQPLDETHPVYTIVSELAKKAQIPMPKVYYVDTPVPNAFATGRNPEHASVAVTTGILSRMNKEELAGVLAHELSHVIHRDTLISAVAATISGAIGSLANIFMWSSIARSSEDDRVNPIAAIAMTVLAPLAAGLIQMAVSRSCEFDADASGAKLCGNPLWLASALAKLEEANGQGQFQAADEHPNTAHMFIVNPLSAAKLTQLFSTHPPTEERIRRLQAMARETWAR; encoded by the coding sequence ATGGAAAATAAAGCGAAAACGTTTATCCTTTTAGCGGCGCTCACTGCTTTGCTCCTTGTTGTTGGTAACTTGTTAGGCGGACATACAGGCTTAGTCATCGCACTCGCTTTGGCCGTCATTATGAATTTTAGTGCCTACTGGTATTCGGATCAGATTGTGTTACGGGCCTATCAAGCACAACCTTTAGATGAAACACACCCTGTATACACTATAGTCTCTGAATTAGCTAAAAAAGCACAAATACCCATGCCCAAAGTCTACTATGTTGATACTCCTGTGCCTAATGCTTTTGCCACAGGCCGTAATCCGGAACACGCGAGTGTTGCTGTAACCACAGGGATTTTAAGCCGCATGAATAAGGAAGAACTAGCAGGAGTACTTGCGCATGAACTCTCCCATGTTATCCATCGTGACACATTAATCAGTGCTGTAGCGGCTACAATCTCTGGGGCTATTGGTTCTTTGGCAAACATTTTCATGTGGAGCTCGATTGCTCGCTCTTCGGAAGACGACCGGGTCAATCCAATCGCCGCTATAGCCATGACCGTACTTGCACCCTTAGCAGCAGGTTTGATTCAAATGGCAGTATCGCGTTCTTGCGAATTTGATGCGGATGCAAGTGGGGCCAAATTATGCGGGAATCCGTTGTGGTTAGCCAGTGCGTTAGCAAAACTGGAAGAAGCGAATGGCCAAGGTCAATTCCAAGCCGCTGATGAGCACCCTAATACTGCACACATGTTTATCGTGAATCCTTTGAGTGCAGCAAAATTAACACAACTGTTTTCTACTCATCCACCTACCGAAGAACGGATTAGACGTTTGCAAGCCATGGCACGTGAAACTTGGGCAAGATGA
- a CDS encoding NAD(P)H-dependent glycerol-3-phosphate dehydrogenase, which produces MKKGTVAILGAGSWGTAVAIHVAKNGNQVMLWGHTPQHVQDMIKQRCNQRYLPSCHFPDLLVPTMDLHYCLDHASEIIIAVPSHAFAELLSQLNQPRQGLAWLTKGVDPVSHKLLSNLVYERWGDDFPIAVISGPSFAREVAHSLPTALTLASNNAIYQNTIRALLHHNNLRVYLSNDVIGVQLCGAVKNVLAIACGISDGLGYGANAKAALITRGLAEMKRLGIKMGARDETFMGLAGLGDLVLTCTDDQSRNRRFGLFLGKGIRIVEAEQQIGQVVEGKHNASQICYLANQYDVEMPICSQVNALLLGKITPQQAVVNLMSRSPREE; this is translated from the coding sequence ATGAAAAAAGGTACGGTTGCCATCCTTGGTGCCGGCTCCTGGGGCACCGCTGTTGCTATTCATGTGGCGAAAAATGGTAATCAAGTCATGCTGTGGGGACATACTCCGCAGCATGTGCAAGATATGATTAAACAGCGCTGTAACCAGCGCTACTTGCCTTCTTGCCACTTTCCTGATCTACTAGTTCCTACAATGGATCTGCACTATTGCTTAGATCACGCTTCAGAAATAATAATTGCTGTCCCGTCTCATGCTTTTGCTGAATTATTGTCTCAACTAAACCAACCCAGACAAGGTCTGGCTTGGTTAACCAAAGGGGTCGATCCTGTTAGTCATAAATTACTGAGTAATCTCGTTTATGAACGTTGGGGGGACGACTTCCCAATTGCTGTGATCTCTGGTCCCTCTTTCGCACGTGAAGTTGCCCACTCTTTACCAACCGCACTCACATTAGCCTCTAATAATGCTATTTACCAAAACACGATCAGGGCATTACTGCATCATAATAACTTGCGAGTTTATTTGAGTAATGATGTTATTGGTGTGCAATTGTGTGGAGCAGTAAAGAATGTCCTTGCTATCGCTTGTGGTATCAGTGATGGATTAGGTTACGGTGCTAATGCCAAAGCAGCGCTGATTACTCGAGGCTTGGCCGAAATGAAGCGTTTGGGAATAAAAATGGGAGCACGAGATGAAACGTTCATGGGGCTAGCTGGCCTTGGTGATTTGGTGCTGACATGCACCGACGATCAATCACGAAATCGACGGTTCGGGCTATTTTTAGGAAAAGGAATCCGTATTGTAGAAGCTGAACAGCAAATAGGACAAGTCGTAGAAGGAAAACATAACGCCTCACAAATCTGCTACTTAGCAAATCAATATGATGTTGAAATGCCAATATGTTCACAGGTCAATGCGCTTTTATTGGGAAAAATTACTCCCCAACAAGCAGTAGTCAATCTTATGAGCCGCTCTCCTAGGGAAGAATAA
- the grxC gene encoding glutaredoxin 3, giving the protein MATVIMYSTAYCPYCRLARELLEKKGVTYTDIRIDEDPSKRDEMIAKSGRTTVPQIFINSQHIGGCDDMYALDDQGRLDELLRK; this is encoded by the coding sequence ATGGCAACAGTGATTATGTACAGTACCGCTTATTGTCCGTATTGTCGTCTAGCCAGGGAATTGCTGGAAAAAAAAGGGGTGACATACACTGACATCCGCATTGACGAAGATCCCAGCAAGCGTGATGAAATGATTGCTAAAAGCGGCAGGACAACTGTACCACAAATATTCATAAACAGTCAGCATATTGGCGGCTGTGATGATATGTATGCCCTGGACGATCAGGGGCGGTTAGATGAACTTTTACGAAAATAG
- a CDS encoding pentapeptide repeat-containing protein: MTYIRPILGFTQGLIVYLLFTQAHLSEAGTLFALIALNFPLWGLQIKLPNKKMVALGIGILISMGLIYGYAVYHLINLMHASSSYLPSLLAFQCALSAFILFVFYCVLMEEGRFHFPYLTLFSEFWQIILKVFLGQLLVYLTWALFILAAKLFELLGIFLISNWVFSKPFIYIMPSFFFGIAMTILYRYEDILTKLRNILLAFCRFLYPIFVVISLSFLLVIPFAHKIFADFWPVIVGLSIANILLFNGIFQAGFTQAPYARWFSILIYASLIIITLYSFYILRFPLSDMKNYGFKPEVFLLLLLLLFLFTYHLCYSLAVFFSTKPWLSMIRHANTVIALVIAITYLVLALPLVDIGKISSKAQLSRLLNNKAIINSQNTFSNPGYLVGVNLQKANLEGRDLRNINFSGADLRGANLVNANLENADFSKANLADVNLNSANLQFVKFKEANLVSAQLSSANLSFAQFDKTNLTKANFTGAILKNSWFNQAIFQQTNFSNADLSNAYGLGQSDLNKACGNNVALPEKLSIKPCMN, from the coding sequence ATGACGTATATAAGGCCTATACTCGGATTCACTCAAGGATTGATTGTTTATCTACTCTTTACACAAGCCCATCTTTCGGAAGCAGGTACCCTGTTTGCCCTTATCGCGCTGAATTTTCCCTTATGGGGACTACAAATTAAGCTACCCAATAAAAAAATGGTTGCCCTAGGCATAGGAATCCTTATTTCAATGGGGCTTATTTACGGTTATGCTGTTTATCATCTTATCAACTTGATGCATGCCTCTAGTAGCTACCTGCCTTCTCTTCTAGCCTTTCAGTGCGCACTAAGTGCCTTTATCTTATTTGTATTTTATTGTGTCCTTATGGAAGAAGGGCGTTTTCACTTTCCGTATCTCACTTTGTTTAGTGAGTTTTGGCAAATTATTTTAAAAGTGTTTTTAGGCCAACTTTTAGTCTATTTAACGTGGGCATTGTTTATCTTGGCAGCAAAGCTTTTTGAGTTGTTGGGTATTTTTTTAATCAGTAATTGGGTGTTCAGCAAACCCTTCATCTATATCATGCCTTCGTTTTTCTTTGGTATCGCAATGACCATCTTATACCGTTATGAGGATATTCTTACAAAGCTAAGAAATATTTTATTGGCGTTTTGCCGCTTCCTATACCCCATTTTCGTCGTTATTAGCTTAAGTTTTTTACTCGTCATTCCCTTTGCACATAAAATTTTTGCTGACTTTTGGCCTGTCATCGTTGGTTTAAGCATAGCCAACATTTTATTGTTTAATGGGATTTTTCAGGCTGGCTTTACTCAAGCACCTTACGCACGTTGGTTTTCAATCTTAATTTATGCTTCGTTGATTATTATTACACTTTATTCTTTTTATATTTTGCGGTTTCCTCTCTCGGATATGAAAAATTATGGGTTCAAACCGGAAGTATTTTTACTGCTGTTATTACTTCTCTTCCTTTTTACTTATCACCTCTGTTATAGCCTCGCTGTGTTTTTCAGCACAAAACCTTGGTTATCAATGATAAGACATGCCAATACCGTTATTGCCTTAGTTATTGCAATAACTTATTTGGTTCTCGCATTACCACTTGTCGATATTGGTAAAATTTCATCAAAAGCTCAACTCTCCCGATTATTAAATAACAAGGCGATAATTAATTCTCAAAACACTTTTAGTAACCCTGGGTATTTAGTTGGGGTAAATTTGCAAAAGGCCAATTTGGAAGGACGGGATTTGCGTAACATCAATTTTTCAGGTGCTGATTTGCGAGGGGCAAATTTAGTTAATGCAAACCTAGAAAATGCCGATTTCTCTAAAGCCAATCTAGCTGATGTGAATTTAAACAGTGCTAATTTGCAATTCGTAAAATTTAAAGAAGCCAACTTGGTTTCAGCTCAATTAAGCAGTGCCAATCTATCTTTTGCTCAGTTTGATAAAACAAATCTCACCAAAGCTAACTTTACTGGGGCTATTTTAAAAAATTCCTGGTTTAATCAAGCGATTTTTCAGCAGACTAATTTCTCTAATGCTGATTTAAGTAACGCTTATGGTCTAGGACAAAGTGATTTAAACAAAGCCTGTGGCAACAACGTTGCTTTACCGGAAAAATTATCAATTAAACCTTGTATGAATTAA
- a CDS encoding rhodanese-like domain-containing protein — MGHLGQFITNHWGLWLALAIVLALIFINELLTQRKKAKEISPQTAVNLINHENAVVVDLREAELFRKGHIIDAVRATPDDFTQQRMDKYKTKPIILVCARGLQSAQLAAKLQAQGFSKLMVLSGGITAWQTAELPLVKGK; from the coding sequence ATGGGACATTTAGGCCAATTTATTACTAATCACTGGGGACTTTGGCTCGCTTTAGCTATTGTTTTAGCACTCATTTTTATTAATGAACTGTTAACTCAAAGAAAAAAAGCGAAGGAAATCTCTCCGCAAACCGCTGTCAATTTGATCAATCACGAAAATGCTGTGGTTGTGGATTTGCGCGAGGCAGAACTTTTTCGCAAAGGTCATATCATTGATGCAGTGCGGGCGACACCTGATGATTTTACCCAGCAACGTATGGATAAATACAAAACTAAACCCATTATTCTTGTTTGCGCACGCGGTTTGCAATCTGCACAATTGGCAGCTAAATTACAAGCACAAGGCTTTTCAAAACTAATGGTTTTATCAGGAGGCATCACCGCGTGGCAAACTGCTGAATTACCACTAGTTAAAGGGAAATAA
- the secB gene encoding protein-export chaperone SecB produces the protein MSEQANNQQEAQFMIQRIYVKDSSFEAPGTPAIFQQKWDPELTLDLNTQNVELEKGVYEVVLTVTATVKNQNNIAFLAEVKQAGIFTIEGAPVDQLDHLLGSFCPSILYPYARETITSQVIHGSFPQLVLAPINFDALYVQQLEDKKKAKQKEAEETTH, from the coding sequence ATGTCAGAACAAGCAAATAACCAACAGGAAGCGCAATTCATGATTCAGCGCATCTATGTAAAGGATTCTTCTTTTGAAGCACCAGGCACCCCTGCAATTTTTCAGCAAAAGTGGGATCCTGAACTCACTCTGGATTTAAACACACAAAACGTTGAATTAGAAAAAGGCGTGTATGAAGTCGTCCTAACCGTCACTGCTACAGTGAAAAATCAAAATAACATCGCGTTCTTAGCTGAAGTTAAGCAAGCAGGTATTTTCACCATCGAAGGCGCTCCAGTTGACCAGCTCGATCATTTACTAGGCAGCTTCTGCCCAAGCATTCTTTACCCTTATGCGCGAGAAACAATTACATCACAAGTTATTCATGGCAGTTTCCCACAATTAGTATTGGCGCCTATTAACTTTGATGCGTTGTACGTGCAACAGCTCGAAGATAAAAAGAAGGCTAAGCAAAAAGAGGCTGAAGAGACTACGCACTAA